ATTGAAtaggtttctctgtgtgtttcatgAATAATATAATGGCTGAATTTTGACTGAAGAAATATTTACGGCAACGGCCAGCTGTTTGAAGAGAATGTAATAGACTTACTGACTATTACAAAAAGAGGAAGTCTTACATCTCCTTTCATCAGCTGAAAGATTTAGTACCTGCAGCTTAGTTATTCACAGGTTATTGAGAGTAATTTATGGTATGTTGTGCAGAATATACATTCCCTGTCACATCTCTGCCATGAGACCAGGTTGGCTATGAATAAATTTGTCTGGCTAGATGTGAAAGagtaagaaaatgaaaaactggACAACAATTAACGAGAAGAGAGGACACAAAAGATTGTGTGTGCAGATATTGTGCGGTGATTATTATGCctgtactgtaatgtgtttCAGTTTTTAGGTTGGATTGAAATTCTGATAATTAGCCATGGCTCTGAAATGTTTGGACCATGACTTATAAGATAATGTTGCCATCTAGTGTgctcttagaaaaaaaaaaagggttcctCAAGGATTCTTTAGATGTTTCggtggttttttttctctcccataGGGGTTCTCATAGGAACTTTTTCCCAAAACAGAGACCCTAGGGTTTTAGGCTGCTTTAGGAACAAAGGAAGAATACATTTAACATGATTAGATTAACTGTTGTTCAATGTGCATGTTGTTGAGTGATTGGGTGACCACAGTAGCAAATTTCATGTCAAAATATACTACGTTTTTAGTAGAGGTGGGTGAGGCATGGTTCACACATCTGCTCTCAGCTGAAGACTGATGAACAGCAGGCTACAGAATTATTGACATTCCTTCAGGAGATAGGAGGAAAGCAACAAGGAAAAGGAGCAAGGATAAGGAGTACCTTAACACCTTATAACAAGCGATAAATGATTAGTAACAATAAGTTTATAGAagaatttttaatgttttattgttcTGCAATTCTTACTCTTTTATCAAGTTTTATCAATGACTTCCATTCAGCACGCACCTATATATTATTACAGACATACCTCTTTTATAGCGATAAAAATGGTGTAAAAGTACTACTGTACAGTCTTGCCAAATTAGATGGGCTGCCTCACACTTAAGCTATTTTTAACCAGCTAGAGCTAAAAATAAGTGATCTGGACCGGTTACAGTACATTCAATCTAGTATCCCATTGTACAGCCTTCTAAAAGCTACACTTGTACCAGAAAAAAGTAGTATTTTCTTTTGCCCGATATCTAGGGCAGTCTCAGAGATCGGTGGATTCAAGTGTTCTGCTGGAGGATGTCTACCTAAATCCAGTCAGGTCCTGCATGCCAAGGATATTCATAAACTGTAAAAACTAGTTTTAGCTACATCCACATTTAAGCACACTGAAACATTAatgataaaattattttttttaaatgtatgacTGAAGTTTGACCTGTAAAAGCTAGCAAGATTTTAAGTTATTTAAAGAATTTTGAACAGGATGGTGCACTTAATGCTGCACTTCCCAAGATTAATAAAAGACTCGCTGCAAGTGGTTCCACTTACACAGGCATGTATGGAATTTTATTGCTGATTGTGTAAAGGAGGAAACAAAAGAAGGCTAAACCCATAACAATATTAGCGCAGGAGTCGGATCTGTTTGTGTCAGGACCTGTAGAAGCAGTCttagatacacacagagacccCCTCCAGGCATTTCAACTGGTTTTGGATCAGGCCCAGCTCTTGTCAGCAAGGGGGCTGTATCTCACTGTGATCAGCAACCCGTCAGCTCCAGGAAATCCCCCTACCCCCTCCTTGCTTCCCTTCTTCACACCCCCTCCGCCCTCAGTGCATGTCTGGCTAAAGCTGAACGTATCCTCATTCCTGGTATTCtacttctttcttctctcctttcaGCTTCCAAATCCCTCTTTTCAGCCTGGGTTGAGGTGAGGTGAGCTACATTCTAAGGTAAAGTGAGCAGAAGCAATCTGCTAATAAAGTCCAGACTGTAGTCCCGAAACTGTTTTCACAGACACAGTTCACTCCCACTCACTATTGTCTTTGGATTCACGACATGCTGCTAGGCCACTGAAGGCCTCTATCGTGTTTCAGTGAGAAGTGATTGATTCGAGAAATGTGAAATGCGGATAGGGAATAGTTCGTCTTTTCTGAAATGTAACTTCGAACCAGGATCTCTCGAGGTTCAATTGAATTTAATTGCTGTATTTTTAATAGAACACTCAAATGGCtgtcagtgaaaaaaaaagacattaatcTCATTAGTCACGAAGAGCACTGAAAATTCTGAAGTCTTGAGGATAAAGTACCACCATTGCCCAGATGCAGAATCTTTTGGAATGCTCAGTAAACATACTATCCATCATCAGGCTTCAGTATAGCTGAGGTTTAAACATGGTTTTGGCTCACCGCACTCGAAGCAGTGAAGGAAACTGGAATTGAATGCCTTCGGTCGTGTGCTATGCTACAGGACTGGTTAGGTTTCTGTCCCGGTGGTTGCTGCGGTAACAggctttttttgggggggggccTTCCCTATAATTGCGCCTTGCATTTTGGTCCTGGATTACACGGCTAGGACAAAGCACTGATTATTTCTCTGCAGTGGCGTGAAGGGGGAAAGGAGAGGGCGGCAGGGTTCCAAGGAATGCCATAGCTTTCTATAAAGGCGGTTCTCATTTGGTCAGTGTCCTGTCATTCAGATGCTGGCTTGATTTTGGGAGCTTTCGCAGTGGCAGAATATTGGCTATCAAGGTTCTGAAGTCATAGAAGCTTTTACACTgacaaatgtataaaatcatttcTTACAGAGACAAAAGTTAACGGAACAAACTATACTTTATGTGATTTTTCTGGGCAATATTCTTAACAAAGATTTCTTTATAGTTCCTTACCCcccagtgcttttttttttttaaagcctttCAGTCATTTATATTACAAATAATGAATGGTATTCTTGTTTATTTACTCATCAATTTGTGTcaacgcacctcacacacaactggagaaaaaaaagctgtgtcAGCTTATCCAAAACCACTAGTTCAGAACAAGTTAATGATCCGGATCAAGCTGTAGATATTGGCTGAGCCCAGTCTCCCAGTATCTATTTAACACCTTGGATGTGTTGAGCAATCAGTGTAGCGGTTTGAGGACATTACTCTTGATTGAAGGATGATGGTGTAGAGCCACAGCACTGAAACGGTTGTTTTACCCCAGAATAAATACATGCATGCCAAAATGTTAACTTTTCAGTATTTTTCTTTAAACCCCAACCTAGTGGGCTGTGGCACATGTAAAGGCTCAATATGCAATTTTCTCTCCAATGACTTTCAATTCAGAGTTTCTCGACTTCGGAGCCTGCTTTTCCACTCAAAGATGTTATATAACTATTTCCAGAAATCTCGGGCCACTGGCTCATGCAACCGCTTCCAAAAGTCTTCTTGAGGTTCTCTGAGGGTAGCCTCAAAACTGAAGATTTATGATTCTATCAAAGAAGCAAGACATTAAAGGCTTTATTTATAACAtacaatttattcataaaaagaaCCGCATGACAGAGGAACAGTTTAAATGAGAACATGACAATAAATACAGTGGGAGTGGAATGTATATGAACAATTTAAAGATTATGGCACAAAAAACTATTTGATAAAAGCAGGAAACTAAAAGAGCTCTTGGTTATCCAGTCTAAGGAAGCAACTCTCTGAAAAGCACTAAAGCCTTGGGAATTTCATATAGATGAAAAAACTAAAACTTCCAGTGATATAAAAAGACAAATGATTGAATGATTTAAAGGCTTTTGCTCTATTTTCTGCCCATTATTTGATGCAGCATAAGATCCTCAAGTCGTGCTATGTTGCAATAGAGCAGAGATTGGCTGATGAAGCTGAATTGCTAAATGAGACTGATTTACTCTGAGATGCATGAAAAGTCaactaataaacaaaaaaaaaaatcacagggtaTAAAAAGTGGATCTCCATCAAGCACATTCTGCCTAGTGAAAATGTGGAATATTTTCTTCACAGTTCTCCATTCTTCATAAAAAAAGCAGTTAAAAGTAATGTTCTGAATCTTAACATAGCAAATTTTAGTTATcttactgtttatatttaaatatggcCATAGTAAAACATGGCCAGCTTAAAAACAGGTCATCTAGAGTAGGGGCAGGGGTCACAAAGTAAtaacactctctctttctcgcatcccttaatacaaaacaaaagactAGATGATAGCAAAAGACTTGCTCTGTTGAGAATATATTGCATTAATACTGTTTCGAGTAATGATGCATCTCTCCCTAGTAGTCGATACCCTGGTCATTGTAGTGGCCACTGTACTCATCATGGTAACTGCCCTGGTACTCCTCCTCTTGGTATTCTGCCTGATAGTCACTATCACTGATCTCCGATCCGTTCGTCCCTGTGCCTTGGCTGCCGTTGGCATGGATGATAGGCTCTGTGGCCGGGGCACAGTATTTGGGGTCGTAGACCTGCCTGCCCAACCCATACACGCTCATGCCCTTCTGAGATGCCACCTTGTTGGTGCCCATCTGCAGGGAGATGGTAGAGTTGTCCAGAGGTTGCAcagcaaccttctgatcaaatATGTCTCTTCTGGTGCCCGGGGCAGACATGCCAGCCTAGAGAGATGATATGACATGGGGAGAAACACATTTAAGAAAAATAGTACAAAGTATCATAAAACAATCATCAATCATGTGTTTTATCTTGCTGAATGTGACATTTGACATTACAGTTCTAAAAAGTATAACATTATCACAACTGGCAAACTCCTGAAGTTTCTCCAATTCCTACTGGGATCAataaaccatccatccatccatccatccatccagattttgtgtattttgcaaTGTAATTAGATAAAGATTTTTGATGCCATTGTGTAAGAACTATAGTTTTTACTCATTACACATGTTTAatgctgtataactgtatcagctTGATTAGAAGGTGTACCTGGCTAGCTCCTTTGTTAGTGCCCATCTGCAGGCTGATGGTAGTCTGGTCATAAGGCTTGTCTGTTTGAGTCTTTGGGTCATAAAGATGTCTCCGTGTGCCATAAGCAGTCATGCCGGCCTGGCTTGCACATTTGTTAGTCCCCATCTGAAAACATTAGGTGTGAATTTGTTTGCCCACTTATATGTAGAGAAATATCATAATCAATCAGTCAGATATTAAAGTAGCTGAAAAAGATGCATGCCTAACCTGAAGTCCAATAACACACTGGCCAGCCTTCATCTTATCATCATCAAAATGCCTTTCCTGCTTATCTGAGTATTTCACTCCAATGTCAACCTTCGTATCAAGGCCTTTAGTTTTCGCCTGTGAAAAAAGGAGGACTAGTTTAATCAAAATGATTGCTCATATTAagcatcaacacaacacaagctGGTTTATAAGAAATGAGCCTCGTTGTGTTCCCAGAACAGGACAGAGGATCAAGAACATACCATACTAGCAAGGGCGAGCAGTGTGGTCTGTACTTGAGTCATGTTCCCATTTTCAAAGAGGTCATTGGCTTCAAAGATGTCACTGGGCTTCATGCCATAGGTTAGGATGGCTTTGATGAAATTCCCAAGGTTCTCCAGCTACAGGAAACACGGCAACAAAGAGAGCTGTCTTACACTAACTCCATCAGGACACAATAACCGATAAAAATCATTGGTTTCGCTATTACCACAGTACACAGTGGCGATGTAGGCTAGTGTTATGTAAGACCGTTACAGGGTTATTCCTTGTATAATATCTCTGCCTTGCAGGACGTGGAATGAATAGCTTTCACAACAAAAGGTTTTATTTGGGTGGaaaatagcagcagcagtaagtCTACCTTGTGCCAGTTCAACTGCGAGTGGTTGATTTTCTTTATGGATCCTGGCTGCAGCTTGTTTATTAACCTAAAATGAAACAAGGACAAAGATTAAGCTTAGTAAAGCAATTGTattacagttttacagaaacagaaagataacaaaaaacttaaaaaaaccTACAAAGATGatgttttactttaaaaaaaaaattaagaacagTGTAGTGATCGATGGTTTATCTGATCTGTCATGCACACTGAGTCAGCATGTAACACAGTAActgcagaacacacagtgctgaCAAGGAGAGGTCAGCTCCCTGAAGGAGTGATATAACAGAGTGCAGTGAGATCtgatctcacaaacacacacacacacacaccttccagcATTGTACAGTATATGAACTTACTCGCACAGAATGACACCATCTTTCAGGCCCTTCTGAAAGTTGTCTCCAATGGGCATGCCAGTCACCTCTTCGATCCAGTAACGGAGCTCCTCTTCTTTTTGCATGTCATATTTTTGTGCAATCTAAATGTGAAAATGGGGCAAAAGCAATTCATGTTAGATAGGAAAATAACTGCCTGTCGAATCACAACCATCGATCAGGACCAGATATAGCTATACAGGGCTTTCAAGATACATAATTTAAGACATGCTTAAATGATGTTTTCTATAGTGAATTTCTGAGGTTCACTATTTTTAGATTTCTGCCACAAACTCACTTCCAGAGAAAGAATCTTGCATTGCTTGCATTCTCTTACACTTTTGTTTCTGTGTGAGCTTTAAATCTTGTGATTCATCACAAGCACATGGTTGCCCAGAACTCCATGTAATCAGTGAATCAGAGCGTGGATACTTTTGGCACTTTTTCTACACTCGCTCAATGGCATGTATGACACTGCATCGTTTGCCAACTGCCGAAGTCAGTAATGCTCACTGTGAGCCAACAGTTCATCACTAACATATGATGGAAGGTCAAGACTCTAGCACCATTAAATCACTCGCAttactgttaaataaatcaaatgtgaGACTAATTTCAACCCCAGCATGCATACTGAATCCCACAAAACATTATTCTAGAGTCAGCACAAAGACAAAAGCCATGAAATGATATTTATCTGGTGGGCtttgaaatgaacagaaatctaaTATTGATGAAGCTGTTCTGTTTTTCACACTGCTGTAGGTTGCAACATTTCACACTGAGCCAAATTCCAGCAAATAATCCATAAAACAGACCATATCAGTCCCTAAAGGCAAAGCATGATAAGCAGGAGTCTTTGTTAAATATAAAGTGATCCACATGGTATCAGTATGCCTTCTGCCATCACCAGTCTCACCCAGAGACTATGCATGGTTGTATACCTAGGAGTGTATTGACACAGGCTAAAAAATTCAGTGTCTAAAGAATTAACAAATGTTGAATATCTTGAGTAGTGAATTGTTTGAAAACTGCCACACCCCGTCTCAAGGCTATTTAAGTCTTACGAGAGCAAAAAGAGACCTAATATCCGGGGAGAAATATCTGACCTTCACTTCCCTTAGTTTAGTTTCCATCACTGGTTCTAACCATAACTTATTCAAGCCAGTGTAGATATTAGCTTGCTGCCACTATCATCTATGCTTGGCTGACATTGAGCCAGGACAGTAACACCAAGTAAACGTCAAAACAAACATCCAAAAGAAACATGCTCAAATGTGCCTAAATCATGCGGGTAACTAAAtctaggcaaaaaaaaaaagccctcagGACTTTGTAATGCTAATTTCCCTCTCTTCAGCAGAGTGAAGTTCAGTGTAAGCTGGAGTGTAGTGAACTACCGGCCTCTTTCTAAAGCCTCTCAGCTGGAATGTGAGAGCAGCCACCAGAAAGAATGCACTGTAGGCCATGGTCACTCCCTCTGTCCAATTTCAGGACAGGCAAGAGGGTCATCCTCATGTAAGGACAGAGAAAATGGCTAACATTATAAAGTattaacaaatatattaaagtatctgtttgctgttttttttcataaaaatgaaCATGATTTACAGGCGAAGTAATTTAGAAAGTAACTAAAGAGAGGGAAAGGGGAACATACAACAGATTCTCTTGTCTGTGGCACAAGTAAAGACTGGAGGGTAAGTTTATTTCTACTACTACTTTTCCCCCCTCAAAGAGTTTGGTACCAGGAACACAGACAGCTCTCAAAAAATAAGGAAGTATTTTAGCTCCTCTTTTTAACAAAGAAGTTGAATCTTGGCCCAGTCTTTCTGTTTACACTCCTATTCTCTAACCAATGACAAAGCAAAACAGGATGAACGTATGGACAATGCAAGTGAAGATCTTTTATCAATTGTTTAAATACTGTAGGCCAAGGAATATACTGATGACTTCCCTGCTGCCGCAGCTATCAGATCTTTTTCAAAGAAATTTTTAAGTAAAATGCATTCCCTAAATACCATACTAGTAGTTAAGTACACTTCATAAAAACTTTATAGCAGGAAATCTAGAGGAATATAAAACAGCGGTTGAACCATCAATTCTTGAGCAGGGAAATTAGAGGATAAAAGTTACATTACAAAACTGAAAGCTCTTTGTGAAAGGTCCACAAAAAATCTACTTTTAAACCATTTGGAAAGGATATGAAAAACGAAAACAGGACAACAATGGCCTCAGGAAAGAGACTTTCCTGTCCTACCCAAAATGGCAACACAGGGTTAACAGCTGCAGCCTTTTACACAGCCTGAACCAATCCAGGAAAAAATTTTGCTGGTCAGCATAGTGCAGGGAATGCAGCAAGTCGTCAGACCGCACAGCCTCTCAATCCACATGAGCAGTGATTGGTTATGTTAAACTTCTCTCTGGAATGTAGCGTTGTGGAGAATTGGCCCCGGAGCCACAAACTTAACCTGGATTTGGTTACGCCAAAAAACCACtcccagcttttttttttctttaacttgATAAACCCCACTAGAGTCCAGTGTCTTCATTCTTTCCACAATCATGAGCACTGAGCCATTCAGCTCTTCCCTGGCACTTCTCCAGTGAGCCCTGTTGCACAGTCTCATGAGAAACACAGGAGACAGTCTAAAAGTGAGCTGGTTTGGCATGCCATATTAATATACTACCGTGAGACAGTTTCAGTTTCCCAGGCCAAAGTGTTTCAAACCTCCTTCAAACGTATTAGATACAAACTATGCTCCTGGAAAAGTACTAAAAGTAGAAATGGAATCTTTTTGAAGTTAAATATTCCAAAAGGATGCAAACATCAAACTTATATCATTCTCAgtataatactactactatcaaaaaaaaaaaaacctgataatCACCACTGGCCTGAAAATAACATCATCTTAGTAACTAATCTGACAACTGTTGGCAGGTTATGAGAATCATTAGAAGCATGAACATGTAATTCTTATTGTTCACATGCAAGACATCATGAGCTCAACAGAATGTGCTTACAGAATAATCTCATATGGATGCTGCGCTTCAGACTAGTATCAGTCAAATAACAATACTAAGAATATACTACTGTAAAAACCAGACAACAGCAATACATTCTTCTAAACAGCATTCCATTAAGGTAAACGTCTGCCtgaatacaattttttattctaaatacCCAGTACCAAAAGATAACAACTGTATTAAGCAATTACTATTTGCTTAAAATGCTTAAATTCATCAAGTCAGTTAGATGTTGGATGTGTATACTGATGACTAGCCAATGGTGTATTGGCACTATGTCTGTAAATAGGTGAAACTTAAGTATGTTATTGTGTGACTAAGGATGAGTGATTATCCTCAAACCATCCTTTTTCCATTTACCCAGCTCAACTCAACCTTGAAATTGGAATTCATACGCTTACAAAAGTGGCCAAGTGACTGCTAGTATTGATAAGTGTACTAGATTTGAACAACCAAAAGACTAAATCATCATTCTTGGACACTGAATGGTCCTCTACCTGAATAACAAAACAAGAGCATTTAAACAGCTCAATTTTCAGGAAATCAAGATGGTGAACTAGAGGAACAGGACTAGCAAGACCCATAATAAACAACTTGAAACTAAATCTTACTGAAAAGGACTTTCTCTTATGGCTACTGAATCCTTGTTATCCATTCGGCTCATATCCATGAATAAGGAACATACGATGCAATCCAATAAAGCGAATTAAACGCTGTATAAAATATTAGCAAAATATATGCACCACTATTACAGTATGCTTGGGGAATAAAGGACAAATCCTGTCTCCAAGTCCTCTTGAGAATATGTAAGAGagatgtaaaaatatatcagaaatctatattaaaaaaagattaaccGATCACAATTATAACCGCTTTGAAGcattataaaaacaacaaaaataatatgcAATTAAATACATAGTTAGTGTTTTCATTTGACTAGGCTTTCTATTGCCATGAAAGAAATAACTGTATTGTTTGTATGGTAGAACGGAGCTGAAAACCAAGAATATTGAACAAAAGCAACAgacttctgtttttttattattattattattattattctgtatgCATAGTCAAACCCTGGAAGGCTCTAGCAATTGAGCAACAGCTTAAAGAGCTTACAGGTCCATACAGAAACTttccagaacaaacacacactattaaAGCCTAGTAGTTCATTTTGTCCAATTGTTGTTGCAGACATTTTCCTTCGTAGAGTGACGAAAAGTCcaactactactattactactactgctaataataaaattatagaGTAATCCTAGTCTATTCCAGCACACATTTCAGATATGTATAGAATACCTGGGCTTCAAAACACCAATTATTTTCAGCAGTAATCTACCTGAACAATGACTACCCAGGAAATCTTCACAACGTTCAAAAAGACTAACAAAGCTAGTGGAATAATGTATTTAAAGACCTCTATAGAATATAACCTTCAGCCCATTTGCTCTTAAAGCCCTTGGGTAAATGGTGACGTCATCCACGAAAGAACGTGTGAGGCATTTCCGCTCTCATTCAACATCCTGCCTCCTTTAAACACTTGGATATTTTCACCCGGTTTAGTGTGAAATCAAGCAGCCTGTGCAAAAACTTCATTTACAGGGGAATAGGTTCATTTAGTACAATACCGTCTATCTCAGACTCTTTAGATGAGACATCGTTTGGCGACAGAATATGAACAGACACATGAGATCATCTTCGTGATGAAGaaagtgaataataataagagtttGGATTCCTAACGGCTATTAATAATGTCTGTGGGATTGTGAAGAGGcgctaagctccgcccacagagGCGGACAATAGGATATACAATGGACTTGGCTTTGCGTCTTATTCCATTCATCCTCACTAAAAGTGGCACACATTTTAAGGAAGGAGCTGGAATGAAACTAAAGGCGCTTAGAAATGCACacaagtgtttgtttgttttttatttaagagATTCACGTATTTTCAGAAAGCCGAAAGTTTATCTAGCTCCAAGAAGTCAACAAAAACGGTTTATGTAAGGAGCTGGATGTTTCTGTAAAActccaaagtttttttttaatgatgtttaaGTGTAATAAAAGCTGATTTCAAACTTTAATAGTCTGTAATAACTTTCTCAGCTTTAAGGAGCGGACAACGAACAAATCGGGTTTAAAGTGATAAAGGGCGCCTAACTTAGTTATCAAACCTTATTAAGGATTCGAccggaaagaaaaaaaatatgagttgagatagtatagtattattagtTGATACACCGATATGCTCACCTGAATGCCTACTGCACTGTACCCATCATTTTCCGACAGTTATGTATTATTCCCTCTATGCAGCATCTTTCTCTTAGAGAGGTAActaaataaagaggaaaagtGCTTTTAGGCCTACCTTGCTTTTAACTTCTGCAGATAATCCGTAGGCTGGTCCCTTGTTGAACTGAGTCATGTTTCTCTGcttttaaaatgtctttgtgtCACTGAGATctggcaacaacaacaacaacaaaaagtagCGAGAGCGTGTGTTTCACTTGATTTCAGTTCACAGACGGTGTAATTCAGCGCTCCTCTGCCGCAAAAGCCAAAGTCATAAACTCCGCCCGAGCTTGGCCTCTATTCGGGACGACAGCGGCGTTACTGAGCTCACTTGGAAAATTCTCGCTCTAGAAGCTGCCTTGTTTTTTTGGGGAGGAAAAATGTCGCAAGACAACTGACTGATTTctgtcagccaatcacaggtgtCCGATTTACATACGTAACCCCGCCCACCCTCACAGCTGTGCTGCTGGCAGCATCTAGTGACCGCTGAGAGGCCAGACCACTCGCCTTAACTACTTTGTATACTTTATACCATATCAAAGATTTCTCGTAAACAACCTCAAACAGGACGCACTTAGcctatttgttttatttccctCATTCACTTGTTGTAGATTTGTATATTATACCGCTTTATAATTACAAATcaaatcatcatatcaagtatACTATGgattttgatagatagatagatagatagatagatagatagatagatagatagatagatagatagattttattgaTCCTATGAGAAAAATCTTGTGGTACAGCAGCTTAAACAGTTACGAGATGCAACActgatatatataatattatatatattaaataatatatataatatattactttctacttatatataatataagtaGAAAGTAGCAGTAAATGCAGATTTGAAACACAGTGGTGGCTTTAACCATATTTAGATCagtatatacattacagtacagtgtgtgcaaACAGCCGTAGATAATAAACCTGAAGAACCTTTAGTAGTTTTagtagtgcagtgtgagagtta
The nucleotide sequence above comes from Hemibagrus wyckioides isolate EC202008001 linkage group LG01, SWU_Hwy_1.0, whole genome shotgun sequence. Encoded proteins:
- the cnn3a gene encoding calponin-3a, whose amino-acid sequence is MTQFNKGPAYGLSAEVKSKIAQKYDMQKEEELRYWIEEVTGMPIGDNFQKGLKDGVILCELINKLQPGSIKKINHSQLNWHKLENLGNFIKAILTYGMKPSDIFEANDLFENGNMTQVQTTLLALASMAKTKGLDTKVDIGVKYSDKQERHFDDDKMKAGQCVIGLQMGTNKCASQAGMTAYGTRRHLYDPKTQTDKPYDQTTISLQMGTNKGASQAGMSAPGTRRDIFDQKVAVQPLDNSTISLQMGTNKVASQKGMSVYGLGRQVYDPKYCAPATEPIIHANGSQGTGTNGSEISDSDYQAEYQEEEYQGSYHDEYSGHYNDQGIDY